From one Caldithrix abyssi DSM 13497 genomic stretch:
- the rpsI gene encoding 30S ribosomal protein S9 — protein MEVYVATGRRKEAVARVRMKPGSGKFVINGREGLLEYFKRETLLMDIEQPLILTETDGKFDFFIRVNGGGLTGQAGAVRLGIARALVAYSEDFRPALRKAGFLTRDPRKVERKKYGLAKARKRFQFSKR, from the coding sequence ATGGAAGTATATGTTGCAACCGGAAGAAGGAAAGAAGCAGTTGCACGTGTCAGGATGAAACCTGGCAGCGGTAAGTTTGTTATTAACGGTCGTGAAGGCTTGTTAGAATATTTTAAGCGTGAAACCCTGTTAATGGATATTGAGCAGCCGCTTATTTTAACAGAAACCGATGGAAAATTCGATTTTTTTATTCGTGTGAATGGCGGCGGATTAACGGGCCAGGCAGGCGCGGTAAGGTTGGGCATTGCCCGGGCGTTAGTCGCCTATAGTGAAGATTTTAGACCCGCGTTGCGCAAGGCCGGTTTTCTTACACGCGATCCTCGTAAGGTGGAGCGTAAAAAATACGGTCTGGCAAAAGCCAGAAAACGCTTCCAGTTCTCTAAGCGTTAA
- the tsf gene encoding translation elongation factor Ts, whose amino-acid sequence MAEITAAMVKELRDKTGAGMMDCKKALQEAEGDFEKAVELLRKKGIAKAAKRAEREANEGVVTAYIHPGSKLGVLVEVNCETDFVAKTDDFQAFAKNIAMHIAASNPLAISREELDQETLEKEKQLYREQALESGKPENIVDRIVEGRMEKYFSEVCLLEQPYVKDPDKTVKDLLTETIAKVGENINIKRFARFRIGE is encoded by the coding sequence ATGGCAGAAATTACTGCAGCGATGGTAAAAGAACTGCGCGATAAAACCGGCGCAGGTATGATGGATTGTAAAAAAGCTTTACAGGAAGCAGAAGGCGATTTTGAAAAAGCCGTAGAATTATTACGTAAAAAAGGCATTGCCAAAGCGGCAAAACGAGCGGAACGCGAAGCAAACGAAGGCGTGGTAACCGCTTACATTCATCCCGGCAGCAAATTAGGCGTGCTGGTTGAAGTAAATTGCGAAACCGATTTTGTGGCCAAAACGGATGATTTTCAGGCCTTTGCCAAAAATATTGCCATGCATATCGCAGCCAGTAATCCGCTGGCCATCAGCCGTGAAGAGTTGGATCAGGAAACGCTCGAAAAAGAAAAGCAGCTCTATCGCGAGCAGGCGCTGGAATCGGGCAAACCTGAAAATATTGTGGATAGAATTGTCGAAGGACGCATGGAAAAATACTTTAGCGAAGTTTGTCTGCTGGAACAACCTTACGTTAAAGACCCGGATAAAACCGTTAAAGACCTTTTGACCGAAACGATCGCCAAGGTTGGTGAAAACATCAATATTAAAAGATTTGCTCGTTTTCGTATTGGGGAATAA
- the pyrH gene encoding UMP kinase: MGSSPAVQFKRILLKLSGESLAGDAKVGISASHLKYFADEVKAVVELGVQVALVIGGGNIFRGISSQNFNLARVEADKMGMLATVINALALKSAFQQQNLPATVLSAVNIGTFVEPFSNERAIQHLEAGRVVLLAGGTGNPFFTTDTAGVLRAIEIGAEIILKGTRVDGVYNADPEKFEDAILFDRLSYMEVVRRNLKVMDTTAITLAMENKLPIIVFNFNKSGNLKRVVLGEPVGTKVQG, translated from the coding sequence ATGGGTAGTTCCCCCGCCGTTCAATTTAAAAGAATACTGCTAAAATTAAGCGGAGAGTCCTTAGCCGGAGATGCCAAAGTTGGCATCTCCGCTTCTCATCTAAAATACTTTGCGGATGAAGTAAAGGCTGTGGTTGAGCTGGGGGTTCAGGTAGCCCTGGTGATTGGCGGCGGTAACATATTCCGCGGTATTTCTTCTCAAAATTTTAATCTGGCCCGCGTCGAAGCCGATAAAATGGGCATGCTGGCCACTGTAATTAACGCACTCGCCTTAAAAAGCGCATTTCAGCAACAGAATCTTCCAGCAACCGTTTTATCTGCTGTCAATATTGGTACTTTTGTAGAGCCCTTTTCCAATGAGCGTGCCATTCAACATTTAGAGGCCGGCCGGGTTGTGTTGCTGGCCGGTGGAACGGGCAATCCTTTTTTTACTACCGATACTGCCGGCGTGCTTCGTGCAATCGAAATAGGCGCGGAAATCATTCTGAAAGGCACGCGCGTGGATGGCGTTTACAATGCCGACCCTGAAAAATTCGAAGATGCTATTTTGTTCGATCGGTTATCCTACATGGAGGTAGTCCGCCGTAATTTAAAGGTAATGGATACCACGGCGATTACACTGGCCATGGAAAATAAACTGCCAATAATTGTTTTTAATTTCAATAAATCTGGTAACCTGAAAAGAGTTG
- the rpsB gene encoding 30S ribosomal protein S2 produces MSSVTLEQLLAAGVHFGHLTRRWNPKMKPYIFMAKNGIHIIDLKKTQKALDRALDVVRQVVSEGYEVLFVGTKPQAKDIIVSEAERCGMFYVTHRWLGGMLTNFATIKKSIKHYKNLEKMSTDGTYEKISKKERLMIDREKEKLYRVLGGILEMKRLPGLVFIVDINKEHIAVREAKKMNIPVVALVDTNVDPTIVDYPIPANDDAAKSISLITSKIADAIIEAKQKYQDQKALEEAAKKEKVEKKPEEKKRAPKPKKEAAPKAKKEENEKVVEESK; encoded by the coding sequence ATGTCATCAGTAACTCTCGAACAGCTTTTAGCTGCAGGCGTCCATTTTGGACATTTAACCCGTCGTTGGAATCCCAAAATGAAGCCATACATCTTTATGGCTAAAAACGGGATTCATATCATTGACCTTAAAAAGACGCAAAAGGCCTTAGACCGCGCCCTTGATGTGGTGCGTCAGGTGGTAAGCGAAGGCTATGAAGTCTTGTTTGTTGGAACCAAACCGCAGGCCAAAGACATCATCGTCTCCGAAGCCGAGCGTTGCGGAATGTTTTATGTTACGCATCGCTGGTTGGGCGGAATGTTAACCAATTTTGCGACCATTAAAAAGTCGATTAAGCATTATAAAAATCTTGAAAAGATGAGCACCGACGGCACGTATGAAAAGATTTCCAAAAAAGAACGGTTGATGATCGACCGGGAAAAGGAAAAACTATATCGCGTGCTGGGTGGTATTCTTGAAATGAAGCGCTTACCCGGCTTGGTGTTTATTGTTGATATTAATAAAGAACACATTGCTGTTCGCGAAGCGAAAAAGATGAATATTCCGGTTGTGGCTCTGGTAGATACGAATGTGGATCCTACGATTGTCGATTACCCCATTCCGGCCAATGATGATGCCGCTAAGAGCATCAGTTTGATTACCAGTAAAATCGCGGATGCAATTATTGAAGCAAAACAAAAATATCAAGATCAGAAGGCATTGGAAGAAGCTGCGAAAAAAGAAAAGGTAGAGAAAAAACCAGAAGAGAAAAAGCGAGCGCCAAAACCTAAAAAAGAAGCAGCCCCCAAAGCCAAGAAAGAAGAAAATGAAAAAGTGGTAGAGGAGTCGAAATAA